CACCTGCGACGGTCCGGGAACGGTCTACGAACCGTCCTACGGAGCGGAAGCCTCCAGCCCGACCTGCGGTCATACCTACACCAAGGCCGGCACCTTCACCCTGACTGCCACCGTCTCTTGGAAGGTGACCTGGGCCGGGGCCGGTGAGAGTGGCCAGTTCAACGGCATGACCACTACCTCCAGCGCGCCGGTCACCGTCGAGCAGTCCAACGCCTTGGTCACCAGCTGACTACCGCAGTCCCTCCGTCCAGAACACCTAGCGCCGCCACTCCGGGATACGCCCATGCCTCTTTCGCCTTCCACGAAGCTCCGCCCGACGCCGTCGGCTCCGGCGGACGTTCCCCACCGGCTCGCATCGGTCGGCAAGCGTAGATCGGTGCCCTACGCGATTCTCGGCGTGGTGCTGATCGCCGTCTGTGCGCTCGGTGCGCTGCTG
This genomic window from Actinospica robiniae DSM 44927 contains:
- a CDS encoding PKD domain-containing protein; protein product: MSTPELVSVPVWVWASGASWSSSSATATAGGVSVTATATPVSAVWSFGDGTSITCDGPGTVYEPSYGAEASSPTCGHTYTKAGTFTLTATVSWKVTWAGAGESGQFNGMTTTSSAPVTVEQSNALVTS